The Pelodiscus sinensis isolate JC-2024 chromosome 5, ASM4963464v1, whole genome shotgun sequence genome includes a region encoding these proteins:
- the CENPC gene encoding centromere protein C isoform X4, translating into MAEPLNHLKNDYRARFCYGEGKEQINVQPGQNALKIIQDCFESCVSDSTIHSPSITYCSTPVILKQTKDLLLSKELNSGLFNSVKKTFNSTSSVVASPVKSVSSSAGQSTEAHQTPIILDAVVNSNKNERCVLKEDKNSSEDDFVDAGDPVGTNEKTNSILKDVERSRPVPAGIFDADEDNYEITGSPVLLVEEAETSVHLLSLDEKATSAIMERQTEIQRSEGPQVTTQEKIVPEKRTKCSSVPSEQKKKSLSSAFLMAVTTGTDEKRHSSLIPPASPSPVKDLDLGMEDECEFLIDESDGFSFTSWFSIPKKNKKVEKQALAKPVPKPQPSERKKAVVRESKKRKDRRAQNEVTVKQTRMEQSKMDPCNVAEGIQDESQNSLDVNLVLTEKKENTLKSVRQSGPHIEESKKHTHGQRSTRTPNEKKSPVLKQIQPKKFTFLISESDTETSDTEQHKPTEIAHEDSFGPCNTTEQPQEKIASSEEDHSSPEPPRSILKTALCSSHKKQTAKQKLSKVASSKKLVENQRNKVRKSALKSTSRKTRVLISGESSDSEPIEEVNERELLKSNKVKAPSLQQESQTPILHKSHQSVKLKNVIHSLESSGNVYIKTPAKSKEPLQNLINYPENTGERKKASAKSLQQTATQINQRTDMIDCSHSENAELGNTTVHKDSSDQNMAEQKDKKSNASVKTKYKKKSNACRSQIFPAPERNKSHSSGPVLNRYVKFTSKNAEPIAYEWEDSSSDKSMVLKDQASEFLPNSLGHKLVMPSHTPNVRRTKRIRLKPLDYWRGERVNYLSRPSGGFVVGGITYPKKESCREAKKRRKPTPKTRSHVEHLNISLADASKPTVVWDPTVNGEVLQECVNTGRNHSCFFNDESVEIYKNLNTSGFAAGKLILKPLKEKGHQFVHTDKIAFHVIHGKIIVTLHKTSYYLTTGDFFYVPEGNGYNIHNLLNEESILLFTQLKGERFHFEINDGVRYESS; encoded by the exons CTGAATTCAGGTTTATTTAACTCTGTGAAGAAGACATTTAATTCTACATCCTCTGTAGTTGCATCACCAGTAAAATCAGTCAGCAGTTCAG CAGGACAGTCAACTGAAGCCCATCAGACACCTATAATACTTGATGCCGTAGTTAATTCTAACAAAAATGAGAGGTGTGTGTTAAAAGAAGATAAAAACTCAAGTGAAGATGACTTTGTTGATGCCGGTGATCCTGTTGGTACTAATGAAAAAACAAATAGTATATTAAAAGATGTTGAAAGGTCAAGACCAGTCCCTGCTGGCATCTTTGATGCTGATGAGGATAATTACGAGATCACTGGATCACCCGTTCTTCTTGTTGAGGAAGCAGAAACATCTGTACACTT ATTAAGTCTTGATGAAAAAGCAACTTCAGCAATTATGGAGAGACAGACGGAAATTCAAAGGTCGGAAGGTCCCCAGGTAACAACACAAGAGAAGATAGTTCCAGAGAAAAGAACAAAATGTTCTTCTGTACCTTCTGAACAGAAAAAGAAGTCGCTTTCCTCAGCATTCTTGATGGCTGTGACAACAGGAACTGATGAAAAAAG GCATTCAAGCTTAATACCACCAGCATCACCTTCTCCTGTAAAAGATTTAGATTTAGGAATGGAAGATGAGTGTGAGTTTCTAATTGATGAATCAGATGGTTTTTCTTTTACATCCTGGTTTTCAAttccaaaaaagaacaaaaaagtaGAGAAACAGGCTTTAGCAAAGCCTGTGCCAAAACCTCAACCTTCTGAAAGGAAAAAGGCAGTTGTACGAGAAAGCAAGAAACGCAAGGATAGAAGGGCACAGAATGAAGTAACCGTTAAACAGACTCGAATGGAACAGTCGAAAATGGATCCATGTAATGTTGCTGAAGGGATACAAGATGAGTCACAAAATTCTTTGGATGTAAATCTAGTTTTGactgaaaaaaaggaaaatactcTTAAATCTGTAAGGCAAAGCGGTCCTCACATAG AAGAGAGTAAAAAGCATACGCATGGACAGAGATCCACAAGAACCCCAAATGAAAAAAAGTCCCCGGTCCTGAAACAGATACAGCCCAAAAAATTCACGTTTTTAATTTCCGAATCAGACACAGAGACTTCCGATACAGAACAACATAAGCCAACAGAAATAGCTCATGAAGATTCCTTTGGACCTTGTAATACTACTGAGCAGCCTCAAGAAAAGATTGCATCTTCAGAAGAGGATCATAGTTCTCCAGAACCTCCCCGCTctattttaaaaactgctctatgttCATCCCACAAAAAACAAACTGCTAAGCAGAAACTTTCAAAAGTTGCATCGTCTAAAAAACTGGTAGAAAACCAAAGAAACAAAGTTAGAAAATCTGCCCTTAAATCCACTAGTAGAAAAACAAGGGTGCTAATCTCAGGGGAGAGTTCTGACAGTGAGCCTATAGAGGAGGTCAACGAAAGGGAGCTTTTAAAGTCAAACAAAGTCAAAGCCCCTTCATTGCAACAGGAATCACAGACTCCCATATTACATAAATCCCATCAGTCCGTCAAACTTAAAAATGTCATTCATTCACTAGAATCCTCTGGTAATGTATATATCAAAACTCCTGCAAAATCTAAAGAACCGTTACAGAATCTCATAAACTATCCAGAGAATACTGGTGAAAGGAAAAAAGCCTCCGCTAAATCTCTGCAGCAGACAGCTACTCAAATTAATCAAAGAACAGATATGATTGATTGTTCACATTCTGAAAATGCTGAACTTGGGAATACTACAGTTCACAAGGATTCTTCTGACCAGAACATGGCAGAACAAAAAGACAAGAAGTCAAATGCATCtgtgaaaacaaaatacaaaaaaaagagTAATGCCTGCCGATCaca GATCTTTCCTGCACCTGAGAGAAACAAGAGTCATAGCAG tgggccTGTACTGAACCGTTATGTAAAATTTACTTCAAAAAATGCCGAACCTATTGCATATGAATGGGAAGATTCATCTTCAG ATAAATCTATGGTCTTGAAGGATCAGGCAAGTGAATTTTTGCCAAATTCACTAGGGCATAAACTAG TAATGCCATCCCACACACCCAATGTTCGTCGGACAAAAAGAATAAGACTAAAGCCTTTGGACTATTGGCGAGGGGAGCGTGTGAACTATCTGTCGAGACCGTCAG GAGGGTTTGTAGTAGGTGGAATAACGTACCCTAAAAAGGAATCATGCAGGGAGGCTAAAAAAAGGAGAAAACCTACGCCAAAAACAA GGAGTCATGTTGAACATCTGAATATCTCCTTAGCAGATGCTTCTAAGCCAACTGTTGTATGGGACCCAACAGTTAATGGAGAGGTTTTACAAG aGTGTGTTAACACTGGAcgtaatcattcttgtttctttAATGATGAATCAGTGGAAATCTATAAAAACCTGAATACATCTGGCTTTGCTGCTGGTAAATTGATCTTGAAACCACTTAAGGAAAAGGGGCATCAGTTTGTCCACACAGATAAAATA GCTTTCCATGTTATCCATGGCAAGATTATTGTTACCCTTCATAAGACATCCTACTATCTGACTACAGGAGATTTTTTCTATGTTCCGGAGG GAAATGGTTACAACATACATAATCTCCTGAATGAGGAAAGTATTCTTCTTTTCACACAGCTGAAAGGAGAAAG GTTTCACTTTGAGATAAATGATGGAGTACGTTATGAAAGCAGCTAG
- the CENPC gene encoding centromere protein C isoform X5, protein MAEPLNHLKNDYRARFCYGEGKEQINVQPGQNALKIIQDCFESCVSDSTIHSPSITYCSTPVILKQTKDLLLSKELNSGLFNSVKKTFNSTSSVVASPVKSVSSSAGQSTEAHQTPIILDAVVNSNKNERCVLKEDKNSSEDDFVDAGDPVGTNEKTNSILKDVERSRPVPAGIFDADEDNYEITGSPVLLVEEAETSVHLLSLDEKATSAIMERQTEIQRSEGPQVTTQEKIVPEKRTKCSSVPSEQKKKSLSSAFLMAVTTGTDEKRHSSLIPPASPSPVKDLDLGMEDECEFLIDESDGFSFTSWFSIPKKNKKVEKQALAKPVPKPQPSERKKAVVRESKKRKDRRAQNEVTVKQTRMEQSKMDPCNVAEGIQDESQNSLDVNLVLTEKKENTLKSVRQSGPHIEESKKHTHGQRSTRTPNEKKSPVLKQIQPKKFTFLISESDTETSDTEQHKPTEIAHEDSFGPCNTTEQPQEKIASSEEDHSSPEPPRSILKTALCSSHKKQTAKQKLSKVASSKKLVENQRNKVRKSALKSTSRKTRVLISGESSDSEPIEEVNERELLKSNKVKAPSLQQESQTPILHKSHQSVKLKNVIHSLESSGNVYIKTPAKSKEPLQNLINYPENTGERKKASAKSLQQTATQINQRTDMIDCSHSENAELGNTTVHKDSSDQNMAEQKDKKSNASVKTKYKKKSNACRSQIFPAPERNKSHSSGPVLNRYVKFTSKNAEPIAYEWEDSSSDKSMVLKDQASEFLPNSLGHKLVMPSHTPNVRRTKRIRLKPLDYWRGERVNYLSRPSGGFVVGGITYPKKESCREAKKRRKPTPKTRSHVEHLNISLADASKPTVVWDPTVNGEVLQECVNTGRNHSCFFNDESVEIYKNLNTSGFAAGKLILKPLKEKGHQFVHTDKIAFHVIHGKIIVTLHKTSYYLTTGDFFYVPEGNGYNIHNLLNEESILLFTQLKGERPIIEDSVNESSSS, encoded by the exons CTGAATTCAGGTTTATTTAACTCTGTGAAGAAGACATTTAATTCTACATCCTCTGTAGTTGCATCACCAGTAAAATCAGTCAGCAGTTCAG CAGGACAGTCAACTGAAGCCCATCAGACACCTATAATACTTGATGCCGTAGTTAATTCTAACAAAAATGAGAGGTGTGTGTTAAAAGAAGATAAAAACTCAAGTGAAGATGACTTTGTTGATGCCGGTGATCCTGTTGGTACTAATGAAAAAACAAATAGTATATTAAAAGATGTTGAAAGGTCAAGACCAGTCCCTGCTGGCATCTTTGATGCTGATGAGGATAATTACGAGATCACTGGATCACCCGTTCTTCTTGTTGAGGAAGCAGAAACATCTGTACACTT ATTAAGTCTTGATGAAAAAGCAACTTCAGCAATTATGGAGAGACAGACGGAAATTCAAAGGTCGGAAGGTCCCCAGGTAACAACACAAGAGAAGATAGTTCCAGAGAAAAGAACAAAATGTTCTTCTGTACCTTCTGAACAGAAAAAGAAGTCGCTTTCCTCAGCATTCTTGATGGCTGTGACAACAGGAACTGATGAAAAAAG GCATTCAAGCTTAATACCACCAGCATCACCTTCTCCTGTAAAAGATTTAGATTTAGGAATGGAAGATGAGTGTGAGTTTCTAATTGATGAATCAGATGGTTTTTCTTTTACATCCTGGTTTTCAAttccaaaaaagaacaaaaaagtaGAGAAACAGGCTTTAGCAAAGCCTGTGCCAAAACCTCAACCTTCTGAAAGGAAAAAGGCAGTTGTACGAGAAAGCAAGAAACGCAAGGATAGAAGGGCACAGAATGAAGTAACCGTTAAACAGACTCGAATGGAACAGTCGAAAATGGATCCATGTAATGTTGCTGAAGGGATACAAGATGAGTCACAAAATTCTTTGGATGTAAATCTAGTTTTGactgaaaaaaaggaaaatactcTTAAATCTGTAAGGCAAAGCGGTCCTCACATAG AAGAGAGTAAAAAGCATACGCATGGACAGAGATCCACAAGAACCCCAAATGAAAAAAAGTCCCCGGTCCTGAAACAGATACAGCCCAAAAAATTCACGTTTTTAATTTCCGAATCAGACACAGAGACTTCCGATACAGAACAACATAAGCCAACAGAAATAGCTCATGAAGATTCCTTTGGACCTTGTAATACTACTGAGCAGCCTCAAGAAAAGATTGCATCTTCAGAAGAGGATCATAGTTCTCCAGAACCTCCCCGCTctattttaaaaactgctctatgttCATCCCACAAAAAACAAACTGCTAAGCAGAAACTTTCAAAAGTTGCATCGTCTAAAAAACTGGTAGAAAACCAAAGAAACAAAGTTAGAAAATCTGCCCTTAAATCCACTAGTAGAAAAACAAGGGTGCTAATCTCAGGGGAGAGTTCTGACAGTGAGCCTATAGAGGAGGTCAACGAAAGGGAGCTTTTAAAGTCAAACAAAGTCAAAGCCCCTTCATTGCAACAGGAATCACAGACTCCCATATTACATAAATCCCATCAGTCCGTCAAACTTAAAAATGTCATTCATTCACTAGAATCCTCTGGTAATGTATATATCAAAACTCCTGCAAAATCTAAAGAACCGTTACAGAATCTCATAAACTATCCAGAGAATACTGGTGAAAGGAAAAAAGCCTCCGCTAAATCTCTGCAGCAGACAGCTACTCAAATTAATCAAAGAACAGATATGATTGATTGTTCACATTCTGAAAATGCTGAACTTGGGAATACTACAGTTCACAAGGATTCTTCTGACCAGAACATGGCAGAACAAAAAGACAAGAAGTCAAATGCATCtgtgaaaacaaaatacaaaaaaaagagTAATGCCTGCCGATCaca GATCTTTCCTGCACCTGAGAGAAACAAGAGTCATAGCAG tgggccTGTACTGAACCGTTATGTAAAATTTACTTCAAAAAATGCCGAACCTATTGCATATGAATGGGAAGATTCATCTTCAG ATAAATCTATGGTCTTGAAGGATCAGGCAAGTGAATTTTTGCCAAATTCACTAGGGCATAAACTAG TAATGCCATCCCACACACCCAATGTTCGTCGGACAAAAAGAATAAGACTAAAGCCTTTGGACTATTGGCGAGGGGAGCGTGTGAACTATCTGTCGAGACCGTCAG GAGGGTTTGTAGTAGGTGGAATAACGTACCCTAAAAAGGAATCATGCAGGGAGGCTAAAAAAAGGAGAAAACCTACGCCAAAAACAA GGAGTCATGTTGAACATCTGAATATCTCCTTAGCAGATGCTTCTAAGCCAACTGTTGTATGGGACCCAACAGTTAATGGAGAGGTTTTACAAG aGTGTGTTAACACTGGAcgtaatcattcttgtttctttAATGATGAATCAGTGGAAATCTATAAAAACCTGAATACATCTGGCTTTGCTGCTGGTAAATTGATCTTGAAACCACTTAAGGAAAAGGGGCATCAGTTTGTCCACACAGATAAAATA GCTTTCCATGTTATCCATGGCAAGATTATTGTTACCCTTCATAAGACATCCTACTATCTGACTACAGGAGATTTTTTCTATGTTCCGGAGG GAAATGGTTACAACATACATAATCTCCTGAATGAGGAAAGTATTCTTCTTTTCACACAGCTGAAAGGAGAAAG